In Astatotilapia calliptera chromosome 23, fAstCal1.2, whole genome shotgun sequence, a genomic segment contains:
- the akr1a1b gene encoding aldo-keto reductase family 1 member A1-B isoform X1, which translates to MQSLKCQLLKQTLCRLCVGFGSRVLLRGMNDFAVLNTGRKMPLIGLGTWKSEPGKVKQAVIWALEAGYRHIDCASIYGNEAEIGEALQEKLGPEKSLRREDVFITSKLWNSKHHPDDVEPALLKTLKDLKLEYLDLYLIHWPYAFQRGDVTFPRKEDGTLLYDDTDYKLTWSAMEKLVGKGLVRAIGLSNFNSRQIDDILSVASVKPTVLQVECHPYLAQVELLAHCRDRGLVMTAYSPLGSADRAWKHPNEPILLEEPVISSLAEKYKKSPAQILLRWQTQRGVVTIPKSVTESRIKENIQVFDFTLEAEEMKSIAALTRGWRYIVPMIEVEGKRVPRDAGHPFYPFNDPY; encoded by the exons ATGCAGTCACTGAAGTGTCAGCTCCTAAAGCAGACGCTGTGTCGTTTGTGTGTCGGTTTCGGCAGCAGG gtGCTTCTGAGAGGCATGAATGACTTTGCAGTTCTTAACACAGGGCGCAAGATGCCCCTCATTGGACTGGGAACATGGAAGAGTGAGCCTGGAAAG GTGAAACAAGCAGTTATTTGGGCACTGGAAGCTGGGTATCGCCACATTGACTGTGCATCCATCTATGGCAATGAGGCTGAGATTGGAGAAGCCCTGCAGGAAAAGCTCGGACCCGAAAAG TCCCTAAGAAGAGAGGATGTGTTCATCACATCCAAGCTGTGGAACAGCAAGCACCATCCAGATGATGTCGAGCCAGCCCTCCTGAAGACCCTGAAGGACTTGAAACTTGAATACCTGGACCTCTACCTCATCCACTGGCCTTACGCCTTTCA ACGAGGAGACGTTACTTTCCCCAGAAAGGAGGATGGCACCTTGCTATATGATGACACAGACTACAAGCTGACCTGGTCTGCCATGGAGAAACTGGTGGGAAAGGGTCTTGTCCGAGCCATTGGCTTGTCCAACTTCAACAGCAGGCAGATTGATGACATCCTGTCGGTCGCCAGTGTCAAACCAACTGTCCTTCAG GTAGAGTGCCACCCCTATCTGGCCCAGGTAGAGCTGCTGGCCCACTGTCGGGATCGGGGCCTGGTGATGACGGCCTACAGTCCACTGGGGTCTGCTGATCGAGCCTGGAAACATCCGAACGAACCCATCCTGCTGGAGGAGCCTGTGATCTCTTCCCTTGCAGAGAAATATAAAAAGTCTCCAGCTCAGATTCTCCTGAG GTGGCAGACACAACGTGGAGTCGTAACAATCCCTAAGAGTGTGACCGAGTCCCGCATCAAAGAAAACATACAG GTGTTCGACTTTACCCTTGaagcagaagaaatgaaaagtaTCGCAGCACTGACCAGAGGCTGGCGCTACATCGTACCAATGATCGAA GTGGAAGGAAAGCGTGTTCCCAGGGATGCCGGACATCCCTTCTACCCTTTCAATGACCCATATTGA
- the akr1a1b gene encoding aldo-keto reductase family 1 member A1-B isoform X2 — protein sequence MNDFAVLNTGRKMPLIGLGTWKSEPGKVKQAVIWALEAGYRHIDCASIYGNEAEIGEALQEKLGPEKSLRREDVFITSKLWNSKHHPDDVEPALLKTLKDLKLEYLDLYLIHWPYAFQRGDVTFPRKEDGTLLYDDTDYKLTWSAMEKLVGKGLVRAIGLSNFNSRQIDDILSVASVKPTVLQVECHPYLAQVELLAHCRDRGLVMTAYSPLGSADRAWKHPNEPILLEEPVISSLAEKYKKSPAQILLRWQTQRGVVTIPKSVTESRIKENIQVFDFTLEAEEMKSIAALTRGWRYIVPMIEVEGKRVPRDAGHPFYPFNDPY from the exons ATGAATGACTTTGCAGTTCTTAACACAGGGCGCAAGATGCCCCTCATTGGACTGGGAACATGGAAGAGTGAGCCTGGAAAG GTGAAACAAGCAGTTATTTGGGCACTGGAAGCTGGGTATCGCCACATTGACTGTGCATCCATCTATGGCAATGAGGCTGAGATTGGAGAAGCCCTGCAGGAAAAGCTCGGACCCGAAAAG TCCCTAAGAAGAGAGGATGTGTTCATCACATCCAAGCTGTGGAACAGCAAGCACCATCCAGATGATGTCGAGCCAGCCCTCCTGAAGACCCTGAAGGACTTGAAACTTGAATACCTGGACCTCTACCTCATCCACTGGCCTTACGCCTTTCA ACGAGGAGACGTTACTTTCCCCAGAAAGGAGGATGGCACCTTGCTATATGATGACACAGACTACAAGCTGACCTGGTCTGCCATGGAGAAACTGGTGGGAAAGGGTCTTGTCCGAGCCATTGGCTTGTCCAACTTCAACAGCAGGCAGATTGATGACATCCTGTCGGTCGCCAGTGTCAAACCAACTGTCCTTCAG GTAGAGTGCCACCCCTATCTGGCCCAGGTAGAGCTGCTGGCCCACTGTCGGGATCGGGGCCTGGTGATGACGGCCTACAGTCCACTGGGGTCTGCTGATCGAGCCTGGAAACATCCGAACGAACCCATCCTGCTGGAGGAGCCTGTGATCTCTTCCCTTGCAGAGAAATATAAAAAGTCTCCAGCTCAGATTCTCCTGAG GTGGCAGACACAACGTGGAGTCGTAACAATCCCTAAGAGTGTGACCGAGTCCCGCATCAAAGAAAACATACAG GTGTTCGACTTTACCCTTGaagcagaagaaatgaaaagtaTCGCAGCACTGACCAGAGGCTGGCGCTACATCGTACCAATGATCGAA GTGGAAGGAAAGCGTGTTCCCAGGGATGCCGGACATCCCTTCTACCCTTTCAATGACCCATATTGA
- the uhmk1 gene encoding serine/threonine-protein kinase Kist, translating to MAHCGSSEPSAKVQAPHPDSILPPQGGVDQSMKPVLFEIFGELWTVQSRLGQGVSASVYRVSSGRATAAVKEFQADTQGGDYGYHKERSVLEDIQGHKNIVTLYGVFTNHSSMGVTTRCLLLELLDVSVSELLVRRNSSTQGVRAQQGHSMWLVQHCARDILEALAFLHKEGYVHADLKPRNILWSADDESFKLIDFGLSFKQGNQDVKYIQTDGYRAPEAELQNSLAQAGVEMEGDSGCTAAVDLWSLGIILLEMFSGIKLKDTVRSQEWKDNSAAIVDHVFANNSLACPAIPVYHLRDLIKSMLVTDPKQRCSAETALLSPFFSIPFAPHIDDLVLLPSPVLRLLNLIDDSHLHNEDEYEDILEDMKEECQKYGSVVSLLIPKENPGKGQVFVEYANSSDCKEAQRLLTGRTFDGKFVVATFYPLSAYKRGYLYQTVQ from the exons ATGGCTCACTGCGGCTCCTCTGAGCCCAGCGCAAAGGTACAGGCCCCGCACCCGGACAGCATCCTGCCCCCACAGGGTGGCGTAGACCAGAGCATGAAGCCGGTGCTGTTTGAGATCTTCGGCGAGCTTTGGACCGTCCAGTCGCGTCTCGGCCAGGGAGTCTCGGCCTCGGTGTACCGGGTCAGTTCAGGCAGAGCCACTGCAGCTGTGAAGGAGTTTCAAGCCGACACTCAGGGAGGAGATTACGGGTATCACAAGGAGAGGTCCGTGCTGGAAGACATCCAGGGACATAAAAACATCG TCACACTGTATGGAGTGTTTACCAACCACAGCTCTATGGGTGTGACCACACGCTGTCTTTTGCTGGAGCTCCTGGATGTCAGTGTGTCTGAGCTGCTGGTGAGGCGCAACAGTAGTACCCAAGGTGTAAG AGCCCAGCAAGGCCACTCCATGTGGCTTGTCCAGCACTGTGCCAGAGACATCCTCGAGGCTCTCGCCTTCCTTCACAAAGAAGGCTACGTCCACGCAGACCTCAAACCACGCAACATCCTCTGGAGCGCTGATGACGAGTCCTTCAAGCTCATTGACTTTGGCCTCAGCTTCAAACAGGGAAACCAG GATGTCAAGTACATCCAGACAGACGGGTACCGCGCACCGGAGGCTGAGCTTCAGAACAGCCTGGCTCAGGCAGGGGTGGAAATGGAGGGAGACTCGGGCTGCACGGCCGCCGTCGACCTGTGGAGCCTGGGCATCATCCTGCTGGAGATGTTCTcaggaatcaaactcaaagacACCGTCCGCTCGCAAGAGTGGAAG GATAACAGCGCTGCCATTGTAGACCATGTCTTTGCCAACAACAGCCTGGCATGCCCTGCCATCCCCGTCTATCACCTCAGAGACCTTATTAAAAG CATGCTTGTCACTGATCCAAAACAAAGATGCTCAGCTGAAACTGCCCTGCTGAGCCCATTCTTCAGTATTCCCTTTG cacCTCACATTGACGACCTGGTTCTGCTGCCTTCTCCTGTTCTGCGTCTGCTCAACCTAATCGATGACAGCCACCTGCACAATGAGGATGAATATGAAG ATATCCTGGAGGACATGAAAGAGGAGTGCCAGAAGTACGGATCCGTGGTTTCTCTGCTCATCCCCAAGGAAAATCCAGGGAAAGGACAG GTGTTTGTGGAGTATGCCAACTCCAGCGACTGCAAAGAGGCTCAGAGGCTGCTGACAGGCCGCACCTTCGATGGGAAGTTTGTCGTGGCTACCTTCTACCCTCTGAGCGCCTATAAAAGAGGTTACCTCTATCAGACTGTCCAGTGA
- the c23h19orf44 gene encoding uncharacterized protein C19orf44 homolog: MWKLGGRNSAVDRAQALLSAKRSNGGDAQGSRQESSSKTRVSVGESFKPRSAPPETHKLFPDLSDLSSVSSAPESGGDVKATDAEKNHGRELDSNKGLRPQSSLGGGSRFLKKAPPPTNSSQSPVNRDQMHPESESRNASSSRRATQTASLTRLAEIESRIRSRKQAQEQARQETKSALILTSDLGVSSSAPARVTQTPETSVQQSVQSSSDQSLRGTRFLKKKAAGALENTNTSLTMAPKSVDVSVRVRSRAADRVASSERLETKSVKLTSGVSLESDEEDMKKLLGDSLDSTDYSFLRPGRPASMKKSDKVFLKSSHEVHSTPLTAEVIPSPPSNTAPPRSSASPSNRSSPFRFTGHAQAHFSPSVLSSSPSPPRVSSPHPPERPGTSYRPESPQRSLSSLSGRSEVLSLDELFPVETGSERPLSEMSSVSSEDFKINVMTLDDLAPARLEFNAETPRKQGSPVPGSPDRKQQLHEEEQQQDQLLDYQSDFESESKTEPDYSASQVSEDLQRNGGEEKMVSEVRDGGLDSDMSDGRTEDDYSRAFSEASHSSTSRTSDRSHTSKSNSQGRSEDSRPSLLHEGQVSYQQSRRCTSARKVLKETAVQTHSGPLASTWPTDIPAVDPMVSMTYINPSPVVSHTLNAEMVEAISTFNPAVFVLNELLKQQLAMTRRFIESNRHLHSSLVQSLEPPNYRYTTLEDTKKLIHMHRSPKLTMKEALEEVLQEMREDHCM, translated from the exons atgtggaaACTAGGCGGCCGAAACTCCGCTGTGGATCGAGCTCAGGCGTTGCTGTCCGCAAAGAGGAGCAATGGAGGAGACGCTCAGGGCTCCAGGCAAGAGTCCTCATCCAAAACACGG GTTTCTGTAGGTGAATCTTTCAAACCCAGATCTGCTCCCCCCGAAACACACAAATTATTCCCAGATCTGAGCGACTTGTCCTCAGTCAGTTCAGCTCCTGAGTCTGGAGGGGATGTTAAAGCTACGGATGCTGAAAAGAACCATGGAAGAGAACTGGATTCAAACAAG GGTCTCAGGCCACAGAGCTCTCTGGGAGGAGGAAGCAGGTTTTTGAAGAAGGCTCCACCACCAACAAACAGCAGCCAGTCACCCGTCAACCGGGACCAAATGCACCCTGAATCTGAATCAAG AAATGCATCATCTTCACGGCGTGCCACTCAGACTGCATCCTTGACTAGACTGGCTGAAATTGAGAGTCGCATCCGGAGCCGCAAGCAGGCGCAGGAACAGGCCAGACAGGAGACAAAATCTGCCCTCATTCTGACTTCGGATTTGGGAGTGTCATCATCAGCACCAGCAAGAGTCACCCAAACCCCAGAGACATCTGTGCAACAGTCTGTACAGTCTAGCAGTGACCAGAGCCTGAGGGGAACCCGTTTCCTTAAGAAGAAAGCAGCTGGAGCTCTTGAAAACACTAATACATCTCTTACTATGGCTCCAAaaagtgtagatgttagtgtgAGAGTCAGGTCCAGAGCAGCAGATCGTGTAGCATCTTCAGAGcgtttggagacaaagtcagTTAAACTAACGAGTGGTGTCAGTCTGGAAAGTGATGAAGAAGACATGAAGAAACTGCTTGGAGACTCGCTGGACTCGACAGACTATAGCTTCTTAAGACCTGGGAGACCTGCCTCCATGAAAAAGTCAGATAAG GTATTCCTCAAAAGCAGTCATGAAGTTCACTCCACTCCACTTACTGCCGAAGTAATTCCTTCACCACCCTCCAACACAGCACCACCTCGCTCCTCTGCTTCTCCTTCTAACCGGAGTTCTCCTTTCCGATTCACTGGCCATGCCCAGGCCCACTTCAGCCCCTCTGTGCTCTCTTCTTCTCCCTCTCCACCCCGTGTCTCCTCCCCACATCCTCCAGAAAGACCGGGCACCTCCTATAGGCCAGAAAGCCCACAGCGATCCCTGTCCTCCCTCTCAGGACGCAGTGAAGTGCTCTCTCTGGACGAGCTTTTCCCTGTGGAGACGGGATCTGAACGCCCACTCAGTGAGATGAGTTCAGTTTCTTCTGAAG ACTTCAAGATTAATGTGATGACACTGGATGACCTTGCACCTGCTCGCCTTGAATTTAATGCAGAAACGCCAAGAAAACAG GGTAGCCCTGTTCCAGGATCTCCAGACAGAAAGCAGCAGCTACACGAGGAGGAACAGCAACAAGACCAGCTGCTGGATTACCAAAGTGACTTTGAGAGTGAGAGCAAAACAGAGCCAGATTACAGTGCCAGTCAAGTGTCAGAGGATCTCCAGAGAAATGGAGGTGAAGAGAAGATGGTGTCAGAAGTCAGAGATGGGGGTTTGGATTCAGACATGTCTGATGGGAGGACAGAAGATGATTATTCGAGAGCTTTCTCAGAAGCAAGTCATTCCTCCACCTCACGGACCTCAGATCGCAGTCACACTTCCAAGTCAAACAGCCAAGGCAGAAGTGAGGACTCCAGACCGTCATTATTACATGAGGGCCAGGTTTCATATCAACAGTCGAGGAGATGTACTTCAGCCAGAAAGGTTTTAAAAGAGACTGCAGTACAGACCCATTCTGGTCCACTGGCTTCAACATGGCCAACAG atattcCTGCTGTGGACCCTATGGTGAGCATGACCTACATAAATCCTTCTCCAGTGGTCAGTCATACCCTCAATGCAGAAATGGTAGAAG CAATCAGCACCTTCAATCCAGCTGTATTTGTTCTCAATGAACTGCTAAAACAGCAGCTTGCCATGACAAGGCGGTTCATTGAAAGCAACCGCCACCTGCACTCCAGCCTGGTGCAGAGTCTGGAACCACCAAACTACAGATATACCACTCTCGAGGACACCAAGAAG CTTATCCACATGCACAGATCTCCCAAACTGACAATGAAGGAAGCTTTAGAGGAGGTACTGCAGGAGATGAGAGAAGACCATTGTATGTGA